A window of Citrus sinensis cultivar Valencia sweet orange chromosome 7, DVS_A1.0, whole genome shotgun sequence contains these coding sequences:
- the LOC102615541 gene encoding pentatricopeptide repeat-containing protein At1g51965, mitochondrial isoform X1: MHRRRRYNNIMCVTVRRRHYATKYIAKITSTSPTGRSVTAEVTPPQPIPSDTRGYPIPRRHVICKATNLLLQSRPSGSSISDFFSSLSPPLTPSEASEILKSLNCPRLAYNFFHFCPSFSPAFHHDAFTYNRLILVLSKSNLPDRFDLVGTLLDDMERSMTRGTISTVNILIGFFGCSNDLKRCIGLVKKWDLKMNCYTYKCLLQAHLRSRDVHEAFRVYGEMRAKGYKLDIFGYNMLLDALAKNEKVDQAYKVFEDMKRKHREPDEYTYTIMIRMTGKIGKPDESLILFNEMITRDCNPNLIAYNTMIQALANGRMVDKVILLFSKMVERDCRPNEFTYSVILNVLAAEGQLGKLDEIMELSKKYMNKSIYAYLVRTLSKLGHTSEAHRLFCNMWSFHERGDRDACMSMLETLCSKGKTAEAMDLLDKIHEKGIDPNTVMYNTVFSALGKLKQISHLHDLYQKMKQDGPSPDVFTYNILIASFGRAGKVNEAIKVFEELENSNCKPDIISYNSLINCLGKNGNLDEAHMRFKEMQEKGFSPDVVTYSTLIECFGKTDKVEMACRLFDKMLAEGCAPNIVTYNILLDCLERSGRTAEAVDLYAKLKQQGLTPDSITYAVLERLQSGSHRKVRTRRQNPITGWVQGLCLHPVAAAGT, from the exons ATGCACCGCCGCCGCCGCTACAACAACATCATGTGCGTCACCGTCAGGCGCCGCCATTACGCGACTAAGTACATAGCCAAGATCACCTCAACATCCCCTACAGGTCGTTCCGTCACAGCCGAGGTGACCCCACCGCAGCCAATCCCATCCGACACGCGCGGCTACCCTATACCGCGCCGCCACGTCATCTGCAAAGCCACCAACCTCCTCCTCCAGTCCCGCCCCTCCGGGTCATCCATCTCCGACTTCTTCTCCTCCCTCTCGCCGCCCCTCACTCCCTCCGAGGCCTCCGAGATCCTCAAATCCCTAAACTGCCCCCGCCTCGCCTACAATTTCTTCCACTTTTGCCCCTCGTTCTCCCCCGCCTTTCACCACGACGCCTTCACTTACAATCGCCTCATACTAGTCCTCTCCAAATCCAACCTTCCGGACAGATTCGACCTCGTCGGCACCCTCCTCGACGATATGGAGAGGTCCATGACACGTGGTACGATCTCCACCGTCAATATTCTCATCGGATTCTTCGGCTGTTCCAATGACCTCAAAAGATGTATTGGGTTGGTTAAGAAATGGGATTTGAAGATGAACTGCTACACGTACAAGTGTTTGCTGCAAGCGCACTTGAGGTCACGTGACGTGCACGAGGCGTTTAGGGTTTATGGCGAGATGAGAGCGAAAGGGTACAAGTTGGATATCTTTGGCTACAATATGTTGCTGGATGCCTTGgccaaaaatgaaaag GTTGATCAAGCTTACAAGGTTTTTGAAGACATGAAGAGAAAGCACCGTGAACCTGATGAGTACACATATACAATTATGATCAGAAtgacaggaaagattggtaAACCCGATGAATCACTGATACTTTTTAATGAGATGATAACGAGGGACTGCAATCCTAATTTGATTGCTTATAATACTATGATCCAGGCACTTGCCAATGGCCGGATGGTTGACAAGGTCATTCTTCTCTTCTCTAAAATGGTAGAGAGAGATTGTCGGCCTAATGAATTTACTTATAGTGTTATTCTGAATGTTCTGGCTGCAGAAGGGCAGCTTGGCAAACTAGATGAGATTATGGAATTGTCGAAGAAATACATGAATAAATCAATATATGCATACCTTGTAAGGACTCTAAGCAAACTGGGCCACACAAGTGAAGCGCACAGGTTATTTTGCAATATGTGGAGCTTTCATGAAAGAGGAGATAGGGATGCTTGTATGTCCATGTTAGAGACTCTGTGCAGCAAAGGTAAGACAGCAGAGGCTATGGACCTGCTTGATAAGATTCATGAAAAAGGAATAGACCCCAATACAGTCATGTATAACACAGTATTTTCAGCTCTTGGCAAGTTGAAGCAAATATCACATCTGCATGATCTTTACCAAAAAATGAAGCAAGATGGCCCTTCTCCAGATGTATTTACCTACAATATCCTGATTGCAAGCTTTGGTAGGGCAGGAAAGGTTAATGAGGCCATTAAAGTTTTTGAAGAACTAGAGAATAGCAATTGTAAACCTGATATTATCTCATATAATTCATTGATCAATTGTCTTGGGAAGAATGGTAATCTTGATGAAGCTCACATGAGGTTTAAAGAGATGCAGGAGAAAGGGTTCAGTCCTGATGTTGTTACATATAGTACGCTAATTGAATGCTTTGGCAAGACGGACAAAGTTGAGATGGCATGTAGATTGTTTGACAAGATGCTTGCTGAAGGATGCGCCCCCAACATTGTGACATACAATATCTTACTTGACTGTCTTGAAAGAAGTGGGAGAACTGCCGAAGCAGTGGATCTTTATGCAAAACTTAAGCAACAGGGGTTAACACCTGATTCAATCACATATGCAGTGCTTGAACGGTTGCAGAGTGGTTCACATAGGAAAGTCAGAACTCGCAGGCAGAATCCAATTACAGGTTGGGTTCAGGGATTATGTCTTCATCCGGTTGCTGCCGCAGGTACCTGA
- the LOC102615541 gene encoding pentatricopeptide repeat-containing protein At1g51965, mitochondrial isoform X2, which yields MHRRRRYNNIMCVTVRRRHYATKYIAKITSTSPTGRSVTAEVTPPQPIPSDTRGYPIPRRHVICKATNLLLQSRPSGSSISDFFSSLSPPLTPSEASEILKSLNCPRLAYNFFHFCPSFSPAFHHDAFTYNRLILVLSKSNLPDRFDLVGTLLDDMERSMTRGTISTVNILIGFFGCSNDLKRCIGLVKKWDLKMNCYTYKCLLQAHLRSRDVHEAFRVYGEMRAKGYKLDIFGYNMLLDALAKNEKVDQAYKVFEDMKRKHREPDEYTYTIMIRMTGKIEGQLGKLDEIMELSKKYMNKSIYAYLVRTLSKLGHTSEAHRLFCNMWSFHERGDRDACMSMLETLCSKGKTAEAMDLLDKIHEKGIDPNTVMYNTVFSALGKLKQISHLHDLYQKMKQDGPSPDVFTYNILIASFGRAGKVNEAIKVFEELENSNCKPDIISYNSLINCLGKNGNLDEAHMRFKEMQEKGFSPDVVTYSTLIECFGKTDKVEMACRLFDKMLAEGCAPNIVTYNILLDCLERSGRTAEAVDLYAKLKQQGLTPDSITYAVLERLQSGSHRKVRTRRQNPITGWVQGLCLHPVAAAGT from the exons ATGCACCGCCGCCGCCGCTACAACAACATCATGTGCGTCACCGTCAGGCGCCGCCATTACGCGACTAAGTACATAGCCAAGATCACCTCAACATCCCCTACAGGTCGTTCCGTCACAGCCGAGGTGACCCCACCGCAGCCAATCCCATCCGACACGCGCGGCTACCCTATACCGCGCCGCCACGTCATCTGCAAAGCCACCAACCTCCTCCTCCAGTCCCGCCCCTCCGGGTCATCCATCTCCGACTTCTTCTCCTCCCTCTCGCCGCCCCTCACTCCCTCCGAGGCCTCCGAGATCCTCAAATCCCTAAACTGCCCCCGCCTCGCCTACAATTTCTTCCACTTTTGCCCCTCGTTCTCCCCCGCCTTTCACCACGACGCCTTCACTTACAATCGCCTCATACTAGTCCTCTCCAAATCCAACCTTCCGGACAGATTCGACCTCGTCGGCACCCTCCTCGACGATATGGAGAGGTCCATGACACGTGGTACGATCTCCACCGTCAATATTCTCATCGGATTCTTCGGCTGTTCCAATGACCTCAAAAGATGTATTGGGTTGGTTAAGAAATGGGATTTGAAGATGAACTGCTACACGTACAAGTGTTTGCTGCAAGCGCACTTGAGGTCACGTGACGTGCACGAGGCGTTTAGGGTTTATGGCGAGATGAGAGCGAAAGGGTACAAGTTGGATATCTTTGGCTACAATATGTTGCTGGATGCCTTGgccaaaaatgaaaag GTTGATCAAGCTTACAAGGTTTTTGAAGACATGAAGAGAAAGCACCGTGAACCTGATGAGTACACATATACAATTATGATCAGAAtgacaggaaagattg AAGGGCAGCTTGGCAAACTAGATGAGATTATGGAATTGTCGAAGAAATACATGAATAAATCAATATATGCATACCTTGTAAGGACTCTAAGCAAACTGGGCCACACAAGTGAAGCGCACAGGTTATTTTGCAATATGTGGAGCTTTCATGAAAGAGGAGATAGGGATGCTTGTATGTCCATGTTAGAGACTCTGTGCAGCAAAGGTAAGACAGCAGAGGCTATGGACCTGCTTGATAAGATTCATGAAAAAGGAATAGACCCCAATACAGTCATGTATAACACAGTATTTTCAGCTCTTGGCAAGTTGAAGCAAATATCACATCTGCATGATCTTTACCAAAAAATGAAGCAAGATGGCCCTTCTCCAGATGTATTTACCTACAATATCCTGATTGCAAGCTTTGGTAGGGCAGGAAAGGTTAATGAGGCCATTAAAGTTTTTGAAGAACTAGAGAATAGCAATTGTAAACCTGATATTATCTCATATAATTCATTGATCAATTGTCTTGGGAAGAATGGTAATCTTGATGAAGCTCACATGAGGTTTAAAGAGATGCAGGAGAAAGGGTTCAGTCCTGATGTTGTTACATATAGTACGCTAATTGAATGCTTTGGCAAGACGGACAAAGTTGAGATGGCATGTAGATTGTTTGACAAGATGCTTGCTGAAGGATGCGCCCCCAACATTGTGACATACAATATCTTACTTGACTGTCTTGAAAGAAGTGGGAGAACTGCCGAAGCAGTGGATCTTTATGCAAAACTTAAGCAACAGGGGTTAACACCTGATTCAATCACATATGCAGTGCTTGAACGGTTGCAGAGTGGTTCACATAGGAAAGTCAGAACTCGCAGGCAGAATCCAATTACAGGTTGGGTTCAGGGATTATGTCTTCATCCGGTTGCTGCCGCAGGTACCTGA